One Neodiprion pinetum isolate iyNeoPine1 chromosome 1, iyNeoPine1.2, whole genome shotgun sequence genomic window carries:
- the Pof gene encoding FK506-binding protein 5 isoform X6 — translation MKHAGPEENGDSKRLAVKQELAAFGYDNTYGSYSVPSPSPAALNQPLPGQPPLPPMPPPPGTLPPPPHVFGPVHSQVTPMQPWSHPPPPWQWMTPQTPPLPPQSPRDMTPNNFQRDMPLRSNYVRRDRFNHNRNNIYNQRSNFHRKNRRSPRYDQLQGQFDQASYFGPSLPVAIHNHQIQQSSLPPGASQISINRHMDESGDQDIKIVSEETVVKKNKQRKPMSQSYPSRPWNREDAERALQIENEYNKTVKAQSLIIKFPDPDLNKDIVREFHSGIQNIHFQSPSGPRYCFIQMAEDVNIDEAIQELEKIQFGVGHLKVERKSLRDEDNPTPEEIDPYTLYIGNLPESVNVNEVKTKFPSAARVDVGYAQKMRNTRYAFIRYNSVEESISAYRQAHDLMWDTRSIIVRFRRQRGNTCLPGEPKPNVKKVKEEPGTPSQVKKELLSSNQQNQIKPDVGKQNHVTLAPQTVQNKSQCDSQSEILKSSPLTELPSTVPTPVVTSTKTTILHQQQPWTLKPSEIPQMTESVPSVPLKTSQIGDKELLLEIKEEPEDYDEMEMQEDAQIDDEVDDDDDEEEDDDSDDDDDDDDDDHEEEDEDDEDEEIDDTETLPDDDKQNENKDDEPVDHLDQMFNDLENMAGDIGL, via the exons ATGAAGCATGCG GGACCTGAAGAAAATGGAGACAGTAAACGTTTGGCAGTAAAACAGGAGTTGGCAGCATTTGGATATGATAATACTTATGGCAGTTACTCCGTACCCTCCCCCTCTCCGGCAGCTCTAAATCAACCCTTACCTGGACAGCCACCCTTGCCTCCTATGCCTCCCCCACCAGGCACGCTCCCTCCTCCACCTCATGTATTTGGACCAGTTCATTCCCAAGTTACACCCATGCAACCCTGGTCACATCCGCCTCCACCATGGCAGTGGATGACGCCTCAGACTCCACCACTACCACCGCAGTCACCTCGCGACATGAcaccaaataattttcaacgagaCATGCCGTTGAGAAGTAACTATGTCAGGCGAGACAGGTTCAACCACAATCGGAACAATATATATAACCAACGGAGTAATTTCCATAGGAAAAACAGAAGGAGTCCTCGATACGATCAACTCCAGGGGCAGTTTGATCAAGCTTCATATTTTGGGCCATCGTTGCCAG TTGCAATTCACAACCATCAAATACAACAGTCCTCTTTACCACCCGGAGCCTctcaaatttcaatcaatagACACATGGACGAATCTGGCGATCAAGACATTAAAATAGTTTCT GAGGAAACCGTtgttaaaaagaataaacaacGGAAGCCAATGTCCCAAAGTTATCCAAGCCGTCCATGGAATCGCGAAGATGCTGAGAGGGCACTACaaatagaaaatgaatacAATAAAACTGTGAAGGCACAAAGTTTAATCATAAAATTTCCGGATCCTGATCTCAATAAAGATATCGTCAGAGAATTTCACTCTGGCatacaaaatatacattttcaaaGTCCCAGCGGACCACGGTATTGCTTCATTCAAATGGCAGAAGATGTTAACATCGATGAAGCTATAcaggaattggaaaaaatacaGTTTGGAGTAGGACATTTGAAAGTTGAGCGAAAATCATTGAGGGACGAAGACAATCCAACTCCGGAAGAAATAGACCCTTATACACTGTACATTGGAAATTTACCAGAATCTGTTAACGTTAATGAAGTCAAAACTAAGTTTCCTTCCGCAGCTCGGGTCGATGTTGGATATGCccaaaaaatgagaaacacTCG GTATGCATTCATACGGTATAACAGTGTCGAGGAATCTATATCTGCTTATAGACAAGCTCATGATTTAATGTGGGACACTCGTAGCATCATTGTTAGATTTAGAAGACAGCGTGGCAATACGTGCCTACCAGGAGAACCAAAGCCTAATGTGAAGAAGGTAAAAGAAGAACCTGGAACTCCATCTCAAGTGAAGAAAGAACTGTTAAGTTCAAATCAACAAAACCAGATAAAGCCAGATGTTGGAAAACAGAACCATGTTACATTGGCACCACAAACTGTACAGAATAAGAGTCAGTGTGATTCTCAATCGGAAATTCTGAAGTCGTCGCCATTGACAGAGTTGCCTTCAACAGTACCAACGCCTGTTGTAACATCCACAAAGACAACAATTCTGCACCAACAACAACCATGG acATTAAAGCCATCAGAAATACCACAGATGACTGAGTCAGTTCCTTCGGTGCCTTTGAAAACTAGTCAGATAGGAGATAAAGAGTTATTACTGGAGATAAAAGAAGAACCTGAAGACTACGATGAGATGGAAATGCAAGAAGACGCACAAATAGACGATGAAgttgatgacgatgacgacgaagAAGAGGATGATGATTcagatgacgatgacgatgacgatgacgatgatcatgaagaagaagatgaagacgacgaggacgaggaaaTCGATGATACTGAAACTTTACCAGATGACGATAAACAGAATGAGAATAAGGACGACGAGCCTGTAGAT catctCGACCAAATGTTCAACGATTTGGAGAATATGGCTGGTGATATTGGATTATAG
- the Pof gene encoding FK506-binding protein 5 isoform X5 — MLLFYGSLSSILLESRVRKSMGPEENGDSKRLAVKQELAAFGYDNTYGSYSVPSPSPAALNQPLPGQPPLPPMPPPPGTLPPPPHVFGPVHSQVTPMQPWSHPPPPWQWMTPQTPPLPPQSPRDMTPNNFQRDMPLRSNYVRRDRFNHNRNNIYNQRSNFHRKNRRSPRYDQLQGQFDQASYFGPSLPVAIHNHQIQQSSLPPGASQISINRHMDESGDQDIKIVSEETVVKKNKQRKPMSQSYPSRPWNREDAERALQIENEYNKTVKAQSLIIKFPDPDLNKDIVREFHSGIQNIHFQSPSGPRYCFIQMAEDVNIDEAIQELEKIQFGVGHLKVERKSLRDEDNPTPEEIDPYTLYIGNLPESVNVNEVKTKFPSAARVDVGYAQKMRNTRYAFIRYNSVEESISAYRQAHDLMWDTRSIIVRFRRQRGNTCLPGEPKPNVKKVKEEPGTPSQVKKELLSSNQQNQIKPDVGKQNHVTLAPQTVQNKSQCDSQSEILKSSPLTELPSTVPTPVVTSTKTTILHQQQPWTLKPSEIPQMTESVPSVPLKTSQIGDKELLLEIKEEPEDYDEMEMQEDAQIDDEVDDDDDEEEDDDSDDDDDDDDDDHEEEDEDDEDEEIDDTETLPDDDKQNENKDDEPVDHLDQMFNDLENMAGDIGL, encoded by the exons ATGTTATTATTCTATGGATCCCTTTCCTCAATTCTTCTTGAATCTCGTGTTAGAAAATCGATG GGACCTGAAGAAAATGGAGACAGTAAACGTTTGGCAGTAAAACAGGAGTTGGCAGCATTTGGATATGATAATACTTATGGCAGTTACTCCGTACCCTCCCCCTCTCCGGCAGCTCTAAATCAACCCTTACCTGGACAGCCACCCTTGCCTCCTATGCCTCCCCCACCAGGCACGCTCCCTCCTCCACCTCATGTATTTGGACCAGTTCATTCCCAAGTTACACCCATGCAACCCTGGTCACATCCGCCTCCACCATGGCAGTGGATGACGCCTCAGACTCCACCACTACCACCGCAGTCACCTCGCGACATGAcaccaaataattttcaacgagaCATGCCGTTGAGAAGTAACTATGTCAGGCGAGACAGGTTCAACCACAATCGGAACAATATATATAACCAACGGAGTAATTTCCATAGGAAAAACAGAAGGAGTCCTCGATACGATCAACTCCAGGGGCAGTTTGATCAAGCTTCATATTTTGGGCCATCGTTGCCAG TTGCAATTCACAACCATCAAATACAACAGTCCTCTTTACCACCCGGAGCCTctcaaatttcaatcaatagACACATGGACGAATCTGGCGATCAAGACATTAAAATAGTTTCT GAGGAAACCGTtgttaaaaagaataaacaacGGAAGCCAATGTCCCAAAGTTATCCAAGCCGTCCATGGAATCGCGAAGATGCTGAGAGGGCACTACaaatagaaaatgaatacAATAAAACTGTGAAGGCACAAAGTTTAATCATAAAATTTCCGGATCCTGATCTCAATAAAGATATCGTCAGAGAATTTCACTCTGGCatacaaaatatacattttcaaaGTCCCAGCGGACCACGGTATTGCTTCATTCAAATGGCAGAAGATGTTAACATCGATGAAGCTATAcaggaattggaaaaaatacaGTTTGGAGTAGGACATTTGAAAGTTGAGCGAAAATCATTGAGGGACGAAGACAATCCAACTCCGGAAGAAATAGACCCTTATACACTGTACATTGGAAATTTACCAGAATCTGTTAACGTTAATGAAGTCAAAACTAAGTTTCCTTCCGCAGCTCGGGTCGATGTTGGATATGCccaaaaaatgagaaacacTCG GTATGCATTCATACGGTATAACAGTGTCGAGGAATCTATATCTGCTTATAGACAAGCTCATGATTTAATGTGGGACACTCGTAGCATCATTGTTAGATTTAGAAGACAGCGTGGCAATACGTGCCTACCAGGAGAACCAAAGCCTAATGTGAAGAAGGTAAAAGAAGAACCTGGAACTCCATCTCAAGTGAAGAAAGAACTGTTAAGTTCAAATCAACAAAACCAGATAAAGCCAGATGTTGGAAAACAGAACCATGTTACATTGGCACCACAAACTGTACAGAATAAGAGTCAGTGTGATTCTCAATCGGAAATTCTGAAGTCGTCGCCATTGACAGAGTTGCCTTCAACAGTACCAACGCCTGTTGTAACATCCACAAAGACAACAATTCTGCACCAACAACAACCATGG acATTAAAGCCATCAGAAATACCACAGATGACTGAGTCAGTTCCTTCGGTGCCTTTGAAAACTAGTCAGATAGGAGATAAAGAGTTATTACTGGAGATAAAAGAAGAACCTGAAGACTACGATGAGATGGAAATGCAAGAAGACGCACAAATAGACGATGAAgttgatgacgatgacgacgaagAAGAGGATGATGATTcagatgacgatgacgatgacgatgacgatgatcatgaagaagaagatgaagacgacgaggacgaggaaaTCGATGATACTGAAACTTTACCAGATGACGATAAACAGAATGAGAATAAGGACGACGAGCCTGTAGAT catctCGACCAAATGTTCAACGATTTGGAGAATATGGCTGGTGATATTGGATTATAG
- the Pof gene encoding FK506-binding protein 5 isoform X4: MRKTTNQRSKTGHQKEHPHLIYPNSQPENGPEENGDSKRLAVKQELAAFGYDNTYGSYSVPSPSPAALNQPLPGQPPLPPMPPPPGTLPPPPHVFGPVHSQVTPMQPWSHPPPPWQWMTPQTPPLPPQSPRDMTPNNFQRDMPLRSNYVRRDRFNHNRNNIYNQRSNFHRKNRRSPRYDQLQGQFDQASYFGPSLPVAIHNHQIQQSSLPPGASQISINRHMDESGDQDIKIVSEETVVKKNKQRKPMSQSYPSRPWNREDAERALQIENEYNKTVKAQSLIIKFPDPDLNKDIVREFHSGIQNIHFQSPSGPRYCFIQMAEDVNIDEAIQELEKIQFGVGHLKVERKSLRDEDNPTPEEIDPYTLYIGNLPESVNVNEVKTKFPSAARVDVGYAQKMRNTRYAFIRYNSVEESISAYRQAHDLMWDTRSIIVRFRRQRGNTCLPGEPKPNVKKVKEEPGTPSQVKKELLSSNQQNQIKPDVGKQNHVTLAPQTVQNKSQCDSQSEILKSSPLTELPSTVPTPVVTSTKTTILHQQQPWTLKPSEIPQMTESVPSVPLKTSQIGDKELLLEIKEEPEDYDEMEMQEDAQIDDEVDDDDDEEEDDDSDDDDDDDDDDHEEEDEDDEDEEIDDTETLPDDDKQNENKDDEPVDHLDQMFNDLENMAGDIGL, translated from the exons ATGCG AAAGACTACAAATCAACGGAGTAAGACTGGACATCAAAAAGAACATCCTCACTTGATATATCCAAACAGCCAACCAGAAAAT GGACCTGAAGAAAATGGAGACAGTAAACGTTTGGCAGTAAAACAGGAGTTGGCAGCATTTGGATATGATAATACTTATGGCAGTTACTCCGTACCCTCCCCCTCTCCGGCAGCTCTAAATCAACCCTTACCTGGACAGCCACCCTTGCCTCCTATGCCTCCCCCACCAGGCACGCTCCCTCCTCCACCTCATGTATTTGGACCAGTTCATTCCCAAGTTACACCCATGCAACCCTGGTCACATCCGCCTCCACCATGGCAGTGGATGACGCCTCAGACTCCACCACTACCACCGCAGTCACCTCGCGACATGAcaccaaataattttcaacgagaCATGCCGTTGAGAAGTAACTATGTCAGGCGAGACAGGTTCAACCACAATCGGAACAATATATATAACCAACGGAGTAATTTCCATAGGAAAAACAGAAGGAGTCCTCGATACGATCAACTCCAGGGGCAGTTTGATCAAGCTTCATATTTTGGGCCATCGTTGCCAG TTGCAATTCACAACCATCAAATACAACAGTCCTCTTTACCACCCGGAGCCTctcaaatttcaatcaatagACACATGGACGAATCTGGCGATCAAGACATTAAAATAGTTTCT GAGGAAACCGTtgttaaaaagaataaacaacGGAAGCCAATGTCCCAAAGTTATCCAAGCCGTCCATGGAATCGCGAAGATGCTGAGAGGGCACTACaaatagaaaatgaatacAATAAAACTGTGAAGGCACAAAGTTTAATCATAAAATTTCCGGATCCTGATCTCAATAAAGATATCGTCAGAGAATTTCACTCTGGCatacaaaatatacattttcaaaGTCCCAGCGGACCACGGTATTGCTTCATTCAAATGGCAGAAGATGTTAACATCGATGAAGCTATAcaggaattggaaaaaatacaGTTTGGAGTAGGACATTTGAAAGTTGAGCGAAAATCATTGAGGGACGAAGACAATCCAACTCCGGAAGAAATAGACCCTTATACACTGTACATTGGAAATTTACCAGAATCTGTTAACGTTAATGAAGTCAAAACTAAGTTTCCTTCCGCAGCTCGGGTCGATGTTGGATATGCccaaaaaatgagaaacacTCG GTATGCATTCATACGGTATAACAGTGTCGAGGAATCTATATCTGCTTATAGACAAGCTCATGATTTAATGTGGGACACTCGTAGCATCATTGTTAGATTTAGAAGACAGCGTGGCAATACGTGCCTACCAGGAGAACCAAAGCCTAATGTGAAGAAGGTAAAAGAAGAACCTGGAACTCCATCTCAAGTGAAGAAAGAACTGTTAAGTTCAAATCAACAAAACCAGATAAAGCCAGATGTTGGAAAACAGAACCATGTTACATTGGCACCACAAACTGTACAGAATAAGAGTCAGTGTGATTCTCAATCGGAAATTCTGAAGTCGTCGCCATTGACAGAGTTGCCTTCAACAGTACCAACGCCTGTTGTAACATCCACAAAGACAACAATTCTGCACCAACAACAACCATGG acATTAAAGCCATCAGAAATACCACAGATGACTGAGTCAGTTCCTTCGGTGCCTTTGAAAACTAGTCAGATAGGAGATAAAGAGTTATTACTGGAGATAAAAGAAGAACCTGAAGACTACGATGAGATGGAAATGCAAGAAGACGCACAAATAGACGATGAAgttgatgacgatgacgacgaagAAGAGGATGATGATTcagatgacgatgacgatgacgatgacgatgatcatgaagaagaagatgaagacgacgaggacgaggaaaTCGATGATACTGAAACTTTACCAGATGACGATAAACAGAATGAGAATAAGGACGACGAGCCTGTAGAT catctCGACCAAATGTTCAACGATTTGGAGAATATGGCTGGTGATATTGGATTATAG
- the Pof gene encoding FK506-binding protein 5 isoform X1 produces MIEFLQIFLWIFSRAGSDDHIMFNRKTTNQRSKTGHQKEHPHLIYPNSQPENGPEENGDSKRLAVKQELAAFGYDNTYGSYSVPSPSPAALNQPLPGQPPLPPMPPPPGTLPPPPHVFGPVHSQVTPMQPWSHPPPPWQWMTPQTPPLPPQSPRDMTPNNFQRDMPLRSNYVRRDRFNHNRNNIYNQRSNFHRKNRRSPRYDQLQGQFDQASYFGPSLPVAIHNHQIQQSSLPPGASQISINRHMDESGDQDIKIVSEETVVKKNKQRKPMSQSYPSRPWNREDAERALQIENEYNKTVKAQSLIIKFPDPDLNKDIVREFHSGIQNIHFQSPSGPRYCFIQMAEDVNIDEAIQELEKIQFGVGHLKVERKSLRDEDNPTPEEIDPYTLYIGNLPESVNVNEVKTKFPSAARVDVGYAQKMRNTRYAFIRYNSVEESISAYRQAHDLMWDTRSIIVRFRRQRGNTCLPGEPKPNVKKVKEEPGTPSQVKKELLSSNQQNQIKPDVGKQNHVTLAPQTVQNKSQCDSQSEILKSSPLTELPSTVPTPVVTSTKTTILHQQQPWTLKPSEIPQMTESVPSVPLKTSQIGDKELLLEIKEEPEDYDEMEMQEDAQIDDEVDDDDDEEEDDDSDDDDDDDDDDHEEEDEDDEDEEIDDTETLPDDDKQNENKDDEPVDHLDQMFNDLENMAGDIGL; encoded by the exons ATGATTGAGTTCCTTCAGATTTTTTTGTGGATCTTTTCCAGAG CAGGTTCGGATGATCATATTATGTTTAATAGAAAGACTACAAATCAACGGAGTAAGACTGGACATCAAAAAGAACATCCTCACTTGATATATCCAAACAGCCAACCAGAAAAT GGACCTGAAGAAAATGGAGACAGTAAACGTTTGGCAGTAAAACAGGAGTTGGCAGCATTTGGATATGATAATACTTATGGCAGTTACTCCGTACCCTCCCCCTCTCCGGCAGCTCTAAATCAACCCTTACCTGGACAGCCACCCTTGCCTCCTATGCCTCCCCCACCAGGCACGCTCCCTCCTCCACCTCATGTATTTGGACCAGTTCATTCCCAAGTTACACCCATGCAACCCTGGTCACATCCGCCTCCACCATGGCAGTGGATGACGCCTCAGACTCCACCACTACCACCGCAGTCACCTCGCGACATGAcaccaaataattttcaacgagaCATGCCGTTGAGAAGTAACTATGTCAGGCGAGACAGGTTCAACCACAATCGGAACAATATATATAACCAACGGAGTAATTTCCATAGGAAAAACAGAAGGAGTCCTCGATACGATCAACTCCAGGGGCAGTTTGATCAAGCTTCATATTTTGGGCCATCGTTGCCAG TTGCAATTCACAACCATCAAATACAACAGTCCTCTTTACCACCCGGAGCCTctcaaatttcaatcaatagACACATGGACGAATCTGGCGATCAAGACATTAAAATAGTTTCT GAGGAAACCGTtgttaaaaagaataaacaacGGAAGCCAATGTCCCAAAGTTATCCAAGCCGTCCATGGAATCGCGAAGATGCTGAGAGGGCACTACaaatagaaaatgaatacAATAAAACTGTGAAGGCACAAAGTTTAATCATAAAATTTCCGGATCCTGATCTCAATAAAGATATCGTCAGAGAATTTCACTCTGGCatacaaaatatacattttcaaaGTCCCAGCGGACCACGGTATTGCTTCATTCAAATGGCAGAAGATGTTAACATCGATGAAGCTATAcaggaattggaaaaaatacaGTTTGGAGTAGGACATTTGAAAGTTGAGCGAAAATCATTGAGGGACGAAGACAATCCAACTCCGGAAGAAATAGACCCTTATACACTGTACATTGGAAATTTACCAGAATCTGTTAACGTTAATGAAGTCAAAACTAAGTTTCCTTCCGCAGCTCGGGTCGATGTTGGATATGCccaaaaaatgagaaacacTCG GTATGCATTCATACGGTATAACAGTGTCGAGGAATCTATATCTGCTTATAGACAAGCTCATGATTTAATGTGGGACACTCGTAGCATCATTGTTAGATTTAGAAGACAGCGTGGCAATACGTGCCTACCAGGAGAACCAAAGCCTAATGTGAAGAAGGTAAAAGAAGAACCTGGAACTCCATCTCAAGTGAAGAAAGAACTGTTAAGTTCAAATCAACAAAACCAGATAAAGCCAGATGTTGGAAAACAGAACCATGTTACATTGGCACCACAAACTGTACAGAATAAGAGTCAGTGTGATTCTCAATCGGAAATTCTGAAGTCGTCGCCATTGACAGAGTTGCCTTCAACAGTACCAACGCCTGTTGTAACATCCACAAAGACAACAATTCTGCACCAACAACAACCATGG acATTAAAGCCATCAGAAATACCACAGATGACTGAGTCAGTTCCTTCGGTGCCTTTGAAAACTAGTCAGATAGGAGATAAAGAGTTATTACTGGAGATAAAAGAAGAACCTGAAGACTACGATGAGATGGAAATGCAAGAAGACGCACAAATAGACGATGAAgttgatgacgatgacgacgaagAAGAGGATGATGATTcagatgacgatgacgatgacgatgacgatgatcatgaagaagaagatgaagacgacgaggacgaggaaaTCGATGATACTGAAACTTTACCAGATGACGATAAACAGAATGAGAATAAGGACGACGAGCCTGTAGAT catctCGACCAAATGTTCAACGATTTGGAGAATATGGCTGGTGATATTGGATTATAG
- the Pof gene encoding FK506-binding protein 5 isoform X2, whose translation MIEFLQIFLWIFSRGSDDHIMFNRKTTNQRSKTGHQKEHPHLIYPNSQPENGPEENGDSKRLAVKQELAAFGYDNTYGSYSVPSPSPAALNQPLPGQPPLPPMPPPPGTLPPPPHVFGPVHSQVTPMQPWSHPPPPWQWMTPQTPPLPPQSPRDMTPNNFQRDMPLRSNYVRRDRFNHNRNNIYNQRSNFHRKNRRSPRYDQLQGQFDQASYFGPSLPVAIHNHQIQQSSLPPGASQISINRHMDESGDQDIKIVSEETVVKKNKQRKPMSQSYPSRPWNREDAERALQIENEYNKTVKAQSLIIKFPDPDLNKDIVREFHSGIQNIHFQSPSGPRYCFIQMAEDVNIDEAIQELEKIQFGVGHLKVERKSLRDEDNPTPEEIDPYTLYIGNLPESVNVNEVKTKFPSAARVDVGYAQKMRNTRYAFIRYNSVEESISAYRQAHDLMWDTRSIIVRFRRQRGNTCLPGEPKPNVKKVKEEPGTPSQVKKELLSSNQQNQIKPDVGKQNHVTLAPQTVQNKSQCDSQSEILKSSPLTELPSTVPTPVVTSTKTTILHQQQPWTLKPSEIPQMTESVPSVPLKTSQIGDKELLLEIKEEPEDYDEMEMQEDAQIDDEVDDDDDEEEDDDSDDDDDDDDDDHEEEDEDDEDEEIDDTETLPDDDKQNENKDDEPVDHLDQMFNDLENMAGDIGL comes from the exons ATGATTGAGTTCCTTCAGATTTTTTTGTGGATCTTTTCCAGAG GTTCGGATGATCATATTATGTTTAATAGAAAGACTACAAATCAACGGAGTAAGACTGGACATCAAAAAGAACATCCTCACTTGATATATCCAAACAGCCAACCAGAAAAT GGACCTGAAGAAAATGGAGACAGTAAACGTTTGGCAGTAAAACAGGAGTTGGCAGCATTTGGATATGATAATACTTATGGCAGTTACTCCGTACCCTCCCCCTCTCCGGCAGCTCTAAATCAACCCTTACCTGGACAGCCACCCTTGCCTCCTATGCCTCCCCCACCAGGCACGCTCCCTCCTCCACCTCATGTATTTGGACCAGTTCATTCCCAAGTTACACCCATGCAACCCTGGTCACATCCGCCTCCACCATGGCAGTGGATGACGCCTCAGACTCCACCACTACCACCGCAGTCACCTCGCGACATGAcaccaaataattttcaacgagaCATGCCGTTGAGAAGTAACTATGTCAGGCGAGACAGGTTCAACCACAATCGGAACAATATATATAACCAACGGAGTAATTTCCATAGGAAAAACAGAAGGAGTCCTCGATACGATCAACTCCAGGGGCAGTTTGATCAAGCTTCATATTTTGGGCCATCGTTGCCAG TTGCAATTCACAACCATCAAATACAACAGTCCTCTTTACCACCCGGAGCCTctcaaatttcaatcaatagACACATGGACGAATCTGGCGATCAAGACATTAAAATAGTTTCT GAGGAAACCGTtgttaaaaagaataaacaacGGAAGCCAATGTCCCAAAGTTATCCAAGCCGTCCATGGAATCGCGAAGATGCTGAGAGGGCACTACaaatagaaaatgaatacAATAAAACTGTGAAGGCACAAAGTTTAATCATAAAATTTCCGGATCCTGATCTCAATAAAGATATCGTCAGAGAATTTCACTCTGGCatacaaaatatacattttcaaaGTCCCAGCGGACCACGGTATTGCTTCATTCAAATGGCAGAAGATGTTAACATCGATGAAGCTATAcaggaattggaaaaaatacaGTTTGGAGTAGGACATTTGAAAGTTGAGCGAAAATCATTGAGGGACGAAGACAATCCAACTCCGGAAGAAATAGACCCTTATACACTGTACATTGGAAATTTACCAGAATCTGTTAACGTTAATGAAGTCAAAACTAAGTTTCCTTCCGCAGCTCGGGTCGATGTTGGATATGCccaaaaaatgagaaacacTCG GTATGCATTCATACGGTATAACAGTGTCGAGGAATCTATATCTGCTTATAGACAAGCTCATGATTTAATGTGGGACACTCGTAGCATCATTGTTAGATTTAGAAGACAGCGTGGCAATACGTGCCTACCAGGAGAACCAAAGCCTAATGTGAAGAAGGTAAAAGAAGAACCTGGAACTCCATCTCAAGTGAAGAAAGAACTGTTAAGTTCAAATCAACAAAACCAGATAAAGCCAGATGTTGGAAAACAGAACCATGTTACATTGGCACCACAAACTGTACAGAATAAGAGTCAGTGTGATTCTCAATCGGAAATTCTGAAGTCGTCGCCATTGACAGAGTTGCCTTCAACAGTACCAACGCCTGTTGTAACATCCACAAAGACAACAATTCTGCACCAACAACAACCATGG acATTAAAGCCATCAGAAATACCACAGATGACTGAGTCAGTTCCTTCGGTGCCTTTGAAAACTAGTCAGATAGGAGATAAAGAGTTATTACTGGAGATAAAAGAAGAACCTGAAGACTACGATGAGATGGAAATGCAAGAAGACGCACAAATAGACGATGAAgttgatgacgatgacgacgaagAAGAGGATGATGATTcagatgacgatgacgatgacgatgacgatgatcatgaagaagaagatgaagacgacgaggacgaggaaaTCGATGATACTGAAACTTTACCAGATGACGATAAACAGAATGAGAATAAGGACGACGAGCCTGTAGAT catctCGACCAAATGTTCAACGATTTGGAGAATATGGCTGGTGATATTGGATTATAG